The DNA window agggtgtcctggtgccacgtgcactgatggacacccttatgcttgaacatggtgttcgttatggacaaactgtgactagcacagaagtccaataactgaacaccgctcgggttcagatcaggggggccgttcctcccaatcacgcccctccaggtgtcactgtcgttgcccacgtgggcgttgaagtcccccagtagaacgatagagtccccagtcggagaactttccagcacccctcccagacactccaagaaggttgggtactctgcactgccgtttggcccgtaggcacaaacaacagtgagagacctatccccgacctgtaggcgcagggaaacgaccctcacgttcaccggggtaaactccaacacatggcggcagagctggggagctataagcaaacccacaccagcccatcGCCTCTCACGTGGTGAAGAGtacatcctctctcaaggagtgtggttccagagcccaagccgtgcgtagaggtgatcccgactacctctagtcggaacctctcaacctcacgcacaatctcaggctccttccccgccagcgaggtgacattccacgtccctagagctagtttccgtgtccagggatcgggttgtctaggcccccaccttcgactgccgcccgatcctctccgcaccggccccttatggtccctcctgtgggtggtgagcccacgagaaggcggccccacgtcgctcctttgggctgagcccggccgggccccatggggaaaggcccggccaccattCCTAGATGAAACCGGGcttggctccagggtggggccccggctgcgccatactgggCGACGTCACTGACCTCAAAATTGTTCTCATCATaaaggggttttgaaccactcttagtctgacccgtcgccaaggacctgtttgccttgggagaccctaccaggggcatatagccccagataacatagctcctagggtcactcgggtactcaaacccctccaccacgttaaggtggcagttcataaTATTCCAAGAAAACACTTCTTTAAATACTTACAGATAAGGAGCTTTGTTCTTTCTTTGCAGAATCAATCATTAAACTTGCTAGAACTTTCTTCTTTGGAGGAATTAATTTCCAAGAACTGCAATAAGAaaggattaatataatttttttacaattgGCCTGCATCAGGGGCTACTGAATCAACAACCTCGAAACTGGAATTATGGAAGGTGGGATTGAGTGAGGATATATCTGAGGATGAATGGAGACAAGTCTGTAAAAACTCAGAAACAGTTAGGTAAAGTTAGCTTAAGACTATTTCAATATAACTGGTTGATGCAGACTTACATAACTCCTGTCAAACTTAATAGGTTTAATAAAAATATCCCTGATACACGCTTTAAATGCAGAGAGGCTCTAGGATCatttgtgcattgtgtttgggAGTGCAACATTATTAGAGACTTTTGGGTGGAAGTGATTAAGATTACAAAGATAATTTCATCCTTGAATATTCCACTAGATGCAAAAATGATTTTgctgcatttattttcaaagaatCTTAAACTAAATTCTCAGCAAGCTAAAAGAATGATAGCTCTTAGCTGGAAAAGGTCTGATCCAACAGTTATTGGAGCTTGGATTAACGCCATGGCACAGTGTATGGCCCtggaaaaaataacattttattaaaaacaaattggatGTTCATGAAGAAATATGGAAGCCTACATTATGGAATTACTccattaacaacaataatattggtCATTTCTTACAGGAGGTGCAAATGTGTATtagtgtatgtttgttttttttttgttttctgtaacgTTTATGTGTAAAGTACCGAATGTATATTTGGTTTTTGGGTACCTTGCAATTTCCGTTTTGTATTTAGATTGATTCTCTTCTGAGACTTTTGAGTATTTCTATATAGGAGAAGAGAGTGATGTGTTCTCTTGTTGGGGTGGGAAATGACAGacaaaatggggaaaaaaaattctgttacTTCTCTTATATTAtcaaaacaataaacacattgttcaaaaaaaataaaagaaatatgtGCATTAAAGTTAATTTAGTGTTTGGCTGACCGACACTGTTtaagaacaaaattacaaaatgaaacAGCTTTGGAAAATTTCCCTAAAATTTAGGAAGTTAATCAAgatgttatgtttgtgtttctcataAGGTAGTTGGCCCATAACCTTTAAAACATGATACATTTGTGTGCTGTAGATGTGCTAATACAATCGCCCTGGTGTTTGGAGCAGGTAGAACACTGCAATATGGGCTGTTTTTTCCCAATAATAGTTAAACAGACATTCCCCTAGAGGgcaatttgtttaatttgtgaGGTATGTCCCACCAAATTACTGGagtttataaatacatgataGCTAATTTCATTGACCTGAGAAAAGATTCTGAAGTGTAATCAAAATTGAAAGCTGTTTagctttaaaatacatttgtcaatgggttatatggtttataattccttcacacaagTGACCATGTTACACATTTGATGTCtttaattgtgttttcttttaacatgttcatttagatttttttgttatgaatatacagtatcccACACCTCGAATGGATTccagatccatccctattactaattctctatttttcatctAGGGCATCTGTGCTCTATTTTTCTGTCCTGTaatgatggccagtgcgggttcaggatggcgcctcctgtgaccgtatttgtcatttttctgctttcactcatggtgtcactttccattgactaaatgaagtgaaagcaggggggatgtatgatatgataatttattatgattggaaagagttgagcttagggctcaaagcaaatcaaaatgtatgaagagttaaattaaaaaacgattttttctgtttgcatagttataacagagcattggcatctgttatgttttacattttccattcttaggatttgttataattttttttatttggaaattgttttgtttgatgtaaggtctaaaaTGTTAATTGTGGTATAGCATAGTtgtaaccatttttgatttggttaAGCAATgtcaagtctgatcagacaGCGGAATCTCATTCTACTGCCAGGTGCTAAAaatagcacattgaatgaaacatcaacaaagccagttctggatgggaaaggaactttaacatagacttttatggaaacttgtctgaatagggtgtatgctTCCCTCTGATAATGGAACTTCTGAGAACCACatgttttcaggactgatctattttcttcattgttgggagttgacggaacaatactcagtggatgaaagtccaaTGGACttttgaaccacactaatcgttgttttgcagttatactttcaacagatcgggacatcacaaccccttttctgataaTACATTacatcactgactggacacagagaactgagtgtgtgagtaccagtaacatgttcaagaaggatttcttcAACCAGACTGGTcgaatctgttccaaatcttcctgaccactcacatggcagagcaatgccagggtcagatcacttggcttctcACACCATTCCTAGATGAATCATCGGCAGCGAGACAAGATGAGaatcctgaaggactccacataccacaggtcagagtaccacgggccattTGACTggacaggtcacatggtccccaacacagtggaagacactgttatggtgttaatcttgaattagcgaggtgttggaaactcactactgttagaaatcggcggttacgtatagtggtcaaataatgtagaacccctATCAAAGTTTATTGAAatattgcagcacagatgtcatttggtgaacgttccattatcttttcactgtaatgttagttgccagctagcctatacattaagggtgtttctacctagcaaagatcataTTTCTAGAAGTTAACCCCCTAGCACAGATCATGTTTCTAGAAGTTAACCAGTGTGTACAAATTATGTTCTAAAGAACAGATTTTACATCATGTTGAATAACAGAAAAATCTGCAATTGTCTCATGTTGTGCTGGTCTTACAGATAAGCTTAGTACTTTCCTTGTCCTGAAAAGCTGATTATAGCCCAGGGggaaaaaatcatgttttattttttgtattgtaaaaaTCCCCAGTAATAACATTGTTATTAGTATTAACTGATTGAAAGCAGCTCacattaaaattaaattaaacattgaataaTAATTGCAAACTAGgggatataaaaacaaatgcataaaTCAAGTTAGATTGTTTGCATGGTGTAACTCTACATACCTCTGCTATAACTGCAGTAAGGGCAATGGTGGCTTTGTCCACATTGTGCCTCCTGCAGCTTTTACTTATGCTCCTGGTTTTTTCAGAAGTTTCTTGTATCTGAGTtgtataacacaaaaaaaacccaTTCATGATAATTTGTTATTCATTGGTTTCATTGGGTTTCCCTGATGAATTCACACTACATGTATTCTTCATACCCTAGTAAGTAATTCTCGATTGCCATGTTCCAGCTTATAATGTcacattttttgttattatgcAATGTACAGTCTTGAACTGGAGCCAATTGAGTGGATGGCTTAGAAAGCGCTGCTGACTATACCCTCTAATTTCCCCTGTGAATTTGCGCTTTTtatggattctttatacccTAGTATGTAATTCTTGAATGCCATGTTCCACCTTACaacgtaattttttttgtaaataaactaCCTCGCTAATGTGTGAACATAAGGATGGTGATTAGTCGTGAGCCTGCTGGAGGGAGCCATAGTCCAGATTTATACAATTCTTTCATTTCCCCTCTGGATACTTACCTCCTCATAATAATAAACTCTGGCCATACGTAACTAGTTAAATAAACCCAGAGGAAATGGGATTTTACGTTATATTTGCGCTTCATTTGACGACAGGGTTTATACACAGGGTGTAGTTTTAATTAATGGATTAGGTATCGTAGTAGTGGTGTCAGTTAAGCAAATTATATGTGGGTTTCTTGTGGGTAGATATTGCTCAGATACATTATTCTCTGATCTAGACTCCAGCACAGAGGATGGCGGTAATGCACTATTACGTGCCAACCGCCGAATAAACATCATAGGCGAAGAAAAAGAGTTAGTAGCCTACCCATGTAGCCTACCGTTACAACAAAGCCACGTGATTGAAATACGGAAGTACTGCAACACAAATCGATTTTTTGAGATGAGACCAACTGCAGTTTTACTGTGTCCATTTCTCTTTTTCAGTTTTCTGGAGATTGCACACTGCCATGTTGCCAATAGAAACCAACTATGGCCAGTTCCTTACAGGTATTTTGTGCTATGTTACTTTTGATTCAGTGTTATCTCAGATTAAATGGGTTACATAGCAATCTTTGCTGTAGGTATATATGTTCTATGTAAATTATTAACTTACAAGCATTGTGACACTAACAGGCGATTTAATCATCGTCCTGTTGCGGACTCCTATTGTGAAGCCAAGTTCCCCTTCTGCCCCGCCGGCGACAGGGATGGTATGATCCCCTACATGAATAATTGGGATGTCCTCTCAGTTTTTCGACTACAAGCTCCAGTTTGGGAGTTTAAATATGGATCCCTCCTGGGTAAAATGGTATGTTTGGTTTCTTCGGGAAGTTGCAATGCTGTCATACATACTTTGTAAAATGATGTAGTGTGTCTTCCTGCCCGTGACGTTTCAGATAAATACATTCATTGTGCATTACAAATCTCTTGTACATAACCAATTTGATTCACTCCTAGCATGTCATGCATGATGCCATTGGGTTCAGCAGTGCTGAGACAGGGAAGAACTACACGATGGAGTGGTATGAGCTCTTCCAGCTGGGCAACTGCACCTTTCCTCACCTGAGGGCTGAGAATAGCGCACCCTTCTGGTGCAACCAGGGTGCTGCATGCTTCTTTGAGGGGATTGATGACATTCACTGGTCTCAGAATGGCACTTTGGAGAAAATAGGACAGATCTCAGGTAGGCCTGTCACAATTATTACACAATCGCCTGATTGCGATTATTTGAGCTGACTGGCAGGATTTTGCACAGTATTTAGATTACACAATCATATGTTTCCATTCCAATAAGGGAATTTTACacaattttagaaatgttgcaaTAGAAGTTGAACTAGTTGTCTACAACAGTTGGTTTAAGTTGACTGCAATCCTTTTGAACAATATCAGCTTCCACAATCCTATTTTAATTGAACTAACAGCATTTTATGCAAATGTTAGAAATGTAGCAAACAAACAGAATGCCAATTAGTTGCATCTCCAACATCACATTTAAAGGAAAAGTTCACTATTTTTGAATCTGGGGCCTATTTACTGATTATCTGGCATGATCCTAGTTTGtagagacattttgttttgtaaattatttaagtTTTGAGTTGTCCTGAAATTATGCCAAAACGGTCAATGGTTATATTCTATGTGAAACCAAACAATTTTTTTCGTAAACAATGCATTACCTTACAATATCTTTAAACTTAGCTAAAAGCCCGGTGCTGtttcaaaacagctgaactaCGGTGCTGACCCTATTGGAGCTAACTAGCAAGCAACAAGcacaatttatacattcataattttttttaagaatgtgcAGTGCCgtattgtattaaaaaaatgacatcTAGCTAACTCTCCAAAAGACAGGCCATAATTCTGGAATGTTACCAGTCAGAGACAATAACTGACATGGCCGTTCCCAACAGTATCAAAATTGTGCCAATGCTTCGTATTAGTAATAATTTCAGTACCTCCCCATACTATTCCTGCAGAACGGGACTTAAGACAGAAATGTCCAAATAGCGATTATCTGCCTACTTAGAGAATTGTCCGTTTGGTCCCTCCAGCCTCTTCTTACAGTTTCTTTGGGGTCATGGAAGGTTTCCAAAACTGCCCGGTTGATAAGAGCTTGAAAGTCAATGCCATCTGTTGCACATGCTGGAGCCTCATCCACAGACACATCAAGGTTCTCGATAGCATTAGGTAGCAATAAATCCCACTCCTAAAGTGAGTTACAGTTTTGTGAACAAAACCGGTTGCTGGTTAAAGCCTTGTCGCAGACATATTCGCGTCTGTTTACCAGCAGCTAATACAACTTGTTGCCATTTGTTTTTGAGCTTGTAGTCTTATACTAGCTAATGTGCGCTACAGTTTTGCCGGATAAATCCTTCTCACAGACAGATTTGTGTTGTTTTACTAGCAGCTAATACAACTTGctggcatttttgtttgagctCGTAGTCTGATACTAGCTAACATGAGttacagttttgtaaacaaagccggTTACGAATACAGCCTCCTCAAAGACAGATTCATCCATGCGGCAGCTGCTTATACATTAGTAGTTAATATAGGACATATTCtggtttgattgattgacaggtggGCTGGACTTCCGGTTTGGaaggtgggacttcctgtgtgaTATATGCTAGAGAGTGTAACTTCCGGCATGACGTATGTTCCGGGGTGGTACTTCCTATGtgacgtacagtggggagaacaagtatttgatacactgacaattttccaggttttccctctgacaaagcatgtagaagtctgtatttttatcataggttacTCTTCAAcggtgagtgacggaatctaaaacaaaaatccagaaaatcacattgtatgattttcaagtaattaattagcattttattgcatgacatgacatgccttggctgtgtgtttcgggtggttgtcatgctggaagacccagccacgacccatcttcaatcctcttactgagggaaggaggttgttggccaagatctcgcgatacatggccccatccaacctcccctcaatacggtgcagtcgttgTGTCCGCTTTTCAGAAaggcatccccaaagaatgatgtttccacctccatgcttcacggttgggatggtgttcttggggttgtacgcatccttcttcctccaaacagtttagaccaaaaagctctatttttgtctcatcagaccacatgaccttctcacaTTTCTCCTCTGTAACATCCAGAtagtcactggcaaacttcagacgggcctggacatgcgctggcttgagcagggggaccttgcgtgcgctgcaggattttaatccatgacggcgtagtgttactaatggttttctttgagactgtggtcccagctctcttcaggtcattgaccaggtcctgccgtgtagtgctgggctgatccctcagcttcctcatgatcattgatgccccacgaggtgagatcttgcatggagccccaaaccgagggagattgaccgtcatcttgaacttattccattttcaaataattgcgccaacagttgttgccttcttaccaagctgcttgcctattgtcctgtagcccatcccagccttgtgcaggtctacaattgtatccctgatgtcctttcacagctctctggtattggccattgtggagaggttggagtctgtttgattgagtgtgtggacaggtgtcttttatacaggtaacgagttcaaacaggtgcagttaatacaggtaatgagtggagaacaggagggcttcttaaagaaaaactaacaggtctgcgagagccagaattcttactggttggtaggtaatcaaatacttatgtcatgcaataaaatgcaaattaattataaaaaatcatacatttctggatttttgttttagattccatctctcccagttgaaatgtacctatgataacaattacagacctctacatgttttgttaGTACGAAAACCTGCacattcggcagtgtatcaaatactttttccggGAATTGTCGGGAAGTTAGTGTGACTGCGACTGCGCACTTCGACTGACGTACAACCCTGAAGCCCAGCCTTAAGCTAACAAaatcctcaacacagcataaaatcAGAAAGTctgcctgtgactatcaagcagctGGCAGACTTTACGGAACATGTCTGAAGAATACAACCAACCAGAGTTTGAAGAACcaaaggctgaggactggctgggTGATGCTttggatgacaacgctgaatcCGGCTATGTTGCCCCGGACACTGACCCCTCGATTCAACCATCTTACCCACCAAGAAactgcagaatgggtaaagactacaaaTATCGTTATACTGAAAACTTTCCCCTTCTTTAGCcgtaaacttcaaatgaattgcATTGATACGACTACAGAAAAGAGCATCTttagggtcaaggcgctctggagcatcaaaggtcttcaagaaagcttggatatctgtggatgtgtttttaagctgattccactcgcACTCCCATATGTACttaacatgtacgttgtgttgttcttttaaagatTCAAGCTTCGCcagccattgctggtgcatcaacccgtactgaatcgTTGATCTCTGGGTTGGTGCTTGTTAAACAATAACACTTTGGGTCaccatgccagaaacagcctagaaattcataggcTGTGCACACACCATTGCGTTCAGCGtatccatcaacatagtatGCCCCAATTTTCATTTCACCCCAGTTCAGGGCATGCTGTATCAATATATTCTCATCATAGGCCTCattcaagccattggattgagctgttaGAGAATGTCTTCGGACAATGATTGTAGTTGtttgaggggaccaatgcaattgTGTCAAGGAATCTATTGCACAAGATTTCATGGAAGctgaagcaatcgtaattgatcagaaggggtcaacaccaccacattcCAGGAACTCAAGTCTGTAACACATACAACCCtttctcaagatgaccacatcattcatgcggtaagcctttatttcatctttCATGACAAAGGTGTCCATGGAAACCGTTTCgtaccattgcaaaaaaaaaaaacatctttagCCATCacggtattcacaccatagtaatgtggttccggatgggggcccaCATAGTTTTCATTCTCCTTGACcttatcaatgtatctctgattgaatgtgctatCTGTAAAAATTATGAGCTTGccaccattagcaataagtgttgttACCAATACTGTTGTTAACAAGGTGTTGCATCAAAATGTAACCATCTAAACCTTACAAGTTGTGTGCTATGAAGTTGTAGTCagtatatttcggttgcctaaaccattggaaaaaagcagcgacacaaccatctccggacgaacaccacgtctcgttatcaCAGCTTATtccacacacaaaatttgcagtgtgtatacCATTCACAGGATTGgaaattgtctcaaaatcataaaatatgtagtgcTTACTGGGGTCCTCTggtttagatattttttttttaaaacactgatccatccatttcagccgcctgtatccgggatcttgtcctttcagtcatgacccaaagctcatgaccataggtgagagtaggaacgtagattgactggtaaatcgagagcttcgccttgcgactcagctctttcttcaccacgacagaccgatacatcgaccgcattactgcagaagctgcagcgatccgtctgtcaatctcccgttccatccttccctcactcgtgaacaagacccctagatacttaaactcctccacttgaggcaggcactctccaccaacctgaagtgggcaagccacccttttccgactgaggaccatggcctcggatttggaggtactgattttcatccccaccgtttcacactcggctgcaaaccgtcccagtgcatgctgaaggtcctggttagaaggggccaacacgacaacatcatctgcaaagagcagagacgaaattgtgtggtccccaaacctgacaccctccagcccctggctgcgcctagaaattctgtccataaaaattacgaacagaaccggtgacaaagggcagccctgccggagtccaacatgcactgggaacaagtctgact is part of the Esox lucius isolate fEsoLuc1 chromosome 16, fEsoLuc1.pri, whole genome shotgun sequence genome and encodes:
- the cln5 gene encoding ceroid-lipofuscinosis neuronal protein 5 translates to MRPTAVLLCPFLFFSFLEIAHCHVANRNQLWPVPYRRFNHRPVADSYCEAKFPFCPAGDRDGMIPYMNNWDVLSVFRLQAPVWEFKYGSLLGKMHVMHDAIGFSSAETGKNYTMEWYELFQLGNCTFPHLRAENSAPFWCNQGAACFFEGIDDIHWSQNGTLEKIGQISGGQFNEMAKWVQDDNQTGIYYETWTVRSDPSPNSTLWFDSYDCSQFVHRTYRYLTQQGARLSSRSQTKYTKIYLYSGEPTYLGDDDSIFREPSAKPLAEEIRKFYHPFRPHQSYIDLVLSLVEAYHKVVEEKSFYLYYNFQYWHLPMKYPYVQIMYEEVPLP